A genome region from Anopheles stephensi strain Indian chromosome 2, UCI_ANSTEP_V1.0, whole genome shotgun sequence includes the following:
- the LOC118505320 gene encoding ras-related protein Rab-4B, with translation MSESYDYLFKFLIIGRAGSGKSCLLHHFIDNKFKEDSSHTIGVEFGSRIVNVGGKSIKLQIWDTAGQERFRSVTRSYYRGAAGALLVYDTTSRDSFNVLWNWLNDARTLASQNICILLVGNKKDLEEEREVTFLEASNFAQENELIFLETSAKTGENVEEAFLKCSKTILAKIETGELDPERIGSGIQYGDAAARNAAGGTLASGQQPRSRLRPDCAGNGSCRSS, from the exons ATGTCGGAATCGTACG ATTATCTTTTCAAGTTTCTCATCATTGGCCGTGCGGGCAGTGGCAAATCCTGTCTGCTGCACCACTTTATCGACAACAAAT TCAAGGAGGACAGCTCACACACAATCGGCGTAGAGTTTGGTTCGCGGATCGTGAACGTCGGTGGCAAATCGATCAAGCTACAGATTTGGGACACAGCCGGACAGGAACGGTTCCGCTCGGTCACCCGGTCGTACTATCGTGGTGCAGCCGGTGCCCTTCTCGTGTACGACACAACGTCACGCGACAGCTTTAACGTGCTCTGGAACTGGTTGAACGATGCGCGCACACTGGCCAGCCAAAACATCTGCATTCTGCTGgtgggaaacaaaaaagatctGGAAGAGGAGCGCGAGGTAACGTTCCTGGAGGCGAGCAACTTTGCCCAGGAGAATGAGCTGATCTTTCTAGAGACGAGCGCCAAGACGGGCGAGAACGTGGAGGAAGCGTTTCTGAAGTGCTCCAAAACCATCCTGGCGAAGATCGAGACGGGCGAACTCGATCCGGAACGGATCGGCAGCGGTATTCAGTACGGGGATGCGGCGGCACGTAATGCAGCTGGTGGAACGCTCGCCAGCGGACAGCAACCGAGAAGCCGGCTGCGACCGGACTGTGCCGGTAACGGCAGCTGCCGATCGTCGTAG
- the LOC118505319 gene encoding N-sulphoglucosamine sulphohydrolase yields MSWRTQLVLGLVLLSVVPFEAKNVLLLLADDGGFEMGAYRNRIVQTPFLDALAKESLIFNNAYASVSSCSPSRAAILTGMPEHQNGQYGLHNGVHNFNSLPKVRSISSILGEVGIRTGLIGKKHVGPDEAYKFDYERTEQQYPINQVGRNITQIKLFVREFLQQSAKSNGNESFFLMVSFHDPHRCGHITPQYGSFCERWGSGEEGMGLIPDWHPIYYVWDEIDLPYYVPDTQPARYDLAAQYTTISRLDQGVGLVLKELSDAGLAESTLVVYTSDNGPPMPAARTNLYDPGMAEPMFIRSPDKGARRNEVTYSMTSHLDLVPTILEWFNVSHPQPLTGRSLLPLLLQEPPNPAADDAVFASQTFHEITMTYPMRAIRTKRYKLIHNLNYQLPFPIDQDFYVSPTFQDMLNRTVAKQPLPWYKTLRSYYQRPEWELYDLKMDPTESRNLFGKASMKGTFEKLSSRLQKWLEMTDDPFRCYPDGVLQDTGAYLNNPTCLPLGH; encoded by the exons ATGTCGTGGCGTACGCAACTGGTGCTAGGCTTAGTTTTATTGTCGGTCGTGCCATTCGAGGCAAAAAATGTGTTGCTACTGTTAG CCGACGATGGGGGGTTTGAGATGGGCGCATACCGGAACCGCATCGTGCAGACGCCCTTTCTCGATGCGCTGGCAAAGGAGAGTTTGATTTTCAACAATGCTTACGCTTCGGTTAGCAGCTGTTCGCCGTCCCGAGCCGCCATACTGACGGGCATGCCAGAACACCAAAACGGCCAGTACGGTCTGCACAATGGTGTGCACAATTTCAATTCCCTCCCGAAGGTACGCAGCATCTCGTCGATTCTCGGCGAGGTCGGCATCAGGACGGGATTAATTGGCAAAAAACATGTCGGCCCGGACGAGGCCTACAAATTCGATTATGAGCGCACCGAGCAACAGTATCCGATCAATCAGGTTGGACGAAACATAACGCAAATCAAACTGTTCGTAAGAGAATTTTTGCAGCAAAGCGCAAAGTCGAACGGCAACGAATCCTTCTTTCTGATGGTGTCCTTCCACGATCCGCATCGCTGCGGCCATATTACACCCCAGTACGGAAGCTTCTGCGAGCGGTGGGGTTCGGGCGAGGAAGGAATGGGCCTGATCCCGGACTGGCATCCGATTTACTACGTTTGGGATGAGATCGACTTGCCGTACTACGTGCCGGACACGCAACCTGCACGATACGATCTAGCCGCACAGTACACAACCATCTCCCGGCTCGATCAGGGAGTTGGTCTCGTGCTGAAAGAGTTGAGCGATGCGGGGCTGGCGGAAAGCACACTTGTGGTATACACTTCCGACAATGGACCACCGATGCCTGCAGCCAGAACCAATCTGTACGATCCGGGAATGGCTGAACCGATGTTTATACGATCGCCGGACAAGGGCGCCCGCCGGAACGAGGTGACCTACTCGATGACCAGCCATCTCGATCTTGTCCCGACAATACTCGAATGGTTTAACGTCAGCCACCCGCAACCACTTACCGGGCGTAGTTTGCTGCCGCTGTTGCTGCAGGAACCACCGAATCCTGCGGCGGATGATGCCGTGTTTGCAAGTCAAACATTCCACGAAATTACGATGACCTATCCGATGAGGGCAATACGCACAAAGCGCTACAAGCTGATTCACAACCTCAACTACCAGCTACCCTTCCCGATCGATCAGGACTTCTACGTTTCGCCAACGTTCCAGGATATGCTGAATCGTACCGTTGCCAAACAACCGCTTCCATGGTACAAAACGCTCCGTTCGTACTATCAGCGTCCGGAATGGGAACTCTACGATCTGAAGATGGATCCAACCGAATCGAGAAATCTGTTCGGTAAGGCCAGCATGAAGGGCACGTTCGAAAAGTTAAGCAGCCGGTTGCAAAAGTGGCTCGAAATGACCGACGATCCGTTCCGCTGCTATCCGGACGGTGTGCTGCAGGATACCGGGGCGTATCTCAATAACCCCACCTGTCTTCCCTTGGGACATTAG